The Streptomyces sp. NBC_00162 sequence TTGTCTGAAATTGCACGGAAAACATGAAATGATCTTGGCCGATTCCTGGGTGCAAACCCGTAGCGCGAGGGTTCGGGTCGGTGTACGTTCTTGGCCTGTCGGCGAGAGCAACGACTCGCACAGATGTTTCTGGGGGTCGGCTATTTCCGCACTCCCTTGAAGTGGCTGTCAACGTTGCGACCTTCCAGCATGTCCCACGTGGAACGCTTGCCGTGCAGTGCGATCTGTTCACTGAAACGAATCAAGGATGTTTCCATGTCCAAGAAATGGCTTACTCTCCTGGCCGTACCCGCCTTCCTGGTGGGCTTCGGCACTCCGGCCGTCGCTGACTCCACAGGCGAGATGACCGCGCTGACGGACCAGGCCGTATACCTCTACAGTGGCGGCAAGCTCGCCGGAGCTCTGCACTTCTACGACGACGGCGATGACTTCGGCCTCTTTGATTACCTTGCCGATGGTCACGGTGTGCGTGCCTATGTAGAAAAGAGCGAGTCGCCGTGGGCCTCCTGGTATAACGGCAAGGGGGCTGACGCCGGCGGCGTCTACAAGACCGACGGAAACCTCTACAGCATCTACACCTACAAGATGCGGGTGTGCACGGTGGATGGCGCCTCGGACACGACTCCGGTTGACTGCTCCGAATGGGAGTACATTTACGAATAGACCCTGATCTCGGTATCGTCGATTTCGTACCCAGGCCCGCAACGCCGTCTCGGGGTCGGCCCGGTGGGCACAGGCTCCCGGGCCCCTGGGTACGGATCGTGCTGGGCTTGGCCCCTCTGCGTGGACATCTGCGAACGTGGCAGGCCGGTTATCGGTGCGGCGGCAGATACGCCGTCAGGCCCGTGCCCGCCAGGTGGTGGGCCCGCCGGCCAGGGGCGTACGGCGGGGCGGGTGGCGGGTGGCCCGCGTACCGGCACATCGACCCCGTCCGCCTCGCCTCCCGCGTCGCGAACCCGAAGGTGATCGACGCCCGCGGCACCCTCACCGCCGACGACTGGCGCGACGCCGGGTGGATCTACCGGGCCCTCGGGCGGCCCTGCCGGCCCAAGGCCGGCACCACGGCGGCAGCCCGGGCAGACCCGGGCCGCCGCCGGCGCCGCTGCCCCGGCAGCCGCCGGGCGGGCTTGATTCCTTCCAGGACCTTCCACAGCGGTCGGCCCTCGGCGGCCCACAGCTCCAGCCGGCCCCGGTCGATCAGGTAGACGCCGTACGTCTCGCCCCACTCCAGTGCCGGCAGGGTGAAGCGGCCGTTGGTGACGAGCACTGCGAACCGGGCGCTCGCCGCCGGCCAACTCGTTGGACCAGCCCCTGGAGTAGCCCGTCTCCCACACCGCAGGCGACCCGGCGGCGGTCAGCGGGCAGTGGGCCAGCCTGAGTGCGGCCAGCGCGTCGGCACGCTTGACGTCGCCCCAGTGCCGGTCTGCGGTCCGCTGCTCCTCCACCCACCTGTAGAACTCGGTTTGCCCGGCCCGTCGGCACACCGCCCGCACCACGCCCTCCGTGCGAGCCGGGTAATGGACGGCTGCGAAGTCCCGCAGCAGCGCTGCCGCCCCGTCGGCGTTCAGGAGTCCGGCCCGCTCCCCGGCCCGGACCATGTGGCGTAAGTTCACCAGCGGCCAGGTCAGCGCGCGCAGGTCCCCGTCGGGGGCCTGTCCCACCGCCACTTCGTCGTCCCCGGTCAGCTCCCCGCAAACGTAGGCCCGGTAGATCCGCCCTACCCCGATCACCCCGTGACCGTGCAGCTCCGCCGCGCGCAGGGCGCCGATACTGGCGGCACCGATCACCCGGACACCCCTCGCCACCGCGGCCAGGATCTCCTTGTGTCGCAGTGCCGGGGCCTGGTGGTAGACGCCGTCGATGAGGACAGCAGTGTGCCCCGCCGCGATGGACTCATCCGCCAGGTCCCCGTGCTGGACCGGCGGGTGCACCCGCACTAGCGGTGCGCGCAGCACACCCTCTCCGGGCTCCAGTGTCGGCCCGACAAAGACGTGAATCATTCAGCCTCCAGAAACGCGAAGGGGTCCGGGACGCATTGCCGCCCCGGACCCCCTGAATCCACGAGGCCAGGCGAACACCTGGCCCAGCGTCAGACGAGTTGCGGGCCTCGGACTACCACTCGTCCTCGACGTCCTCGGTCCGCACGACCGGACCAGCCGCCAGCTCGGGTAGCTCCGTCATCTCCAGCTCACGCGCGGCCTGCTCGGACTTCGACATCACGTACTCCTCTCGTACTACTCCCACGTCCGGCCAGTCGGCCGTACGTGTTCCTGCTGCCGACACCGAGAAGGCGCCGGAGTCTGCTGACCGCATGCCCTGGTACCGGCGGCAGGCAGGAGGTCAGGGGGCCACCAGCCGAATGTCCCTTATGAGCGCCTGCCGTTCGCGGCCCGAGGCAAGTCGCACCCACACGTACGCCTGCGCGGCGTCGATGCCGTCCCACCCGGAACCCACCTGCACGATGTGGCCAGTGATTTCCTCCGGACTCTCACGGGCGCGGTCCTCGGGCTGGACGTAGGAGATGCCGGTGACCAGGTCGCCGACGGCGTACGGGGGACGGCGGTGGGTGCGGAGCCGGGTCATGGCGGTCACCGCTCCCCCTCTACAACTTCGCCGACATGGCCCTGGGCGATCTCTTCCGGGTACTCCCAGCGCGCGACGAACACCGCGAGGCCATGCTCGGCATGGGCGAGAGTGCGGGCGGAGAGGGTGTCGCAGATGACGCGCGGGGGATCCCGGGGAGTGGCGGCCGTGGGGTCGTTGCTGTGGGCGTCCATGGCGCTCCTCCGGCTCGTCGCGGGCGGGGGTCGGTCCGGGGCTCGAGCCCGGACCGCCCCTCCTCAGGGGGTGTGCGATGGGTAGTCAACTCGTCACGGCCCGGTAGGTCGCCCGCGCGGCCGGACTTTCCGGCGGACTTTCGCGACGAGGTCACCCTGAAAGTCCGGGCACTGTGGCCCTACCGTGAAGAGGAGAGGTCGCATCACCGCAGCAGGAGGGGGCCTGATGCCCGAACACGCCGAGCCGACAACGCCGTTCGCCGACCTGGTGGACGGGTTCGGGTGGCGCTCCCCTGCGGAGTTCATCCGCGTGTACGCGGCTGTTGCCGCCCGGATCGGGGAGCGCGAGGACGTCACGGACCGGCAGGTGCGACGGTGGCGGGCGCCATCGCCGCCGTGCCCGCATCCCGCCGTCAGCGCGTCTTAGAGGCGATGCTCGGCGTGCCCTTGGAACAGTGCGGGTTCCGGGTGCCACCGCACCGCCGCAACCCCGTCACGGCCCCCGTGCCGGTGCTCGACCCCATCCCCGAACTACGCGAAAGGGCCGATCCCGTGGAACGCAGAACCATCCTCGCCGCCGCGGGCGGCGCCGCCCTCGGCCTCACCGGGATAGGCACGGCAATGCCGGCCGCCGCAGCCGGCGGACCCCGCGTCGGCACCCACACCGTCACCGACCTGCGGTCCGGCCTCGCGTCCCTGTACGGGCTCGACGACCGGTTCGGCGGGGCGACCGTCGGCCCCCTCGCCACCGCGCACCTCGCCCGCGTACAGCGGCTCATCGACACCGGCAGCTACCCCGATACGATCGGCCGCCAACTGCGGCTCATCAGCGGGGAGACTGCCGAACACGTGGGGTGGCTGGCCTTCGACGCGGGCGACCACCCCCGCGCCCGCCGCTACTGGACGCAGGCCAGGGACACCGCGACGGAACTGCGCGACGACAGCCTCGCCGTCCTGGTACTCGCCTCCCTCTCGCTCCTGGAACTGCGAGAGGAGCGGCCCCGCGACGGTCTCGACCACGCCCGCCGGGCCTCCGTCCTCGCCGCACCGTGGGCGCCCCCGTCACTCATGTCCATCCTCGCCACCCGTGAGGCGCGGGCACTGGCCATGCTCGGCGACTCCGCGTCGGCGCGCACCACCCTCGCGAGCGCGGCACGCCTGTACGAGAAGGACCGCGGCAGCCGCCCGGCCCCCGACTGGACGCTCTTTCACGGCCCGGCTGAGCTCGCTGCCGCGCAGGCCGAGCTGTTCACCGCCGCCGGCCACCACAAAGCGGCTGTGACGTGGCTGCGCCGTTCCTTGGAGCGGCAGGAGGTCACCTACGCGCGCAACGAGGCGCTGCACCGGGGCCGCCTCGCGGGTGCCCTCGCCCGCTCCGGCGAGGCCGACGAGGCGGCGCACCACATCGAGCAGGGCGAGGCGCTGCTCACCGAAGTGTCGTCCGGCCGGGCGCGGGAGGGACTGGCCGTCGCGCGCCGCGAGCTCGACCGTATCCGCCCCGCCCGATGAGGAGAGCCGTGGACTACACCCTGATCACCGATCCCGCCGACGCCGGCCGCGCGCTGGACGGCATCGCCCCCGTATACGAGTCCGTGTTCGCGGAACCTCCGTACCACGAAGGGCCGCGCGACCTCGCCATGTTCCTGGAGACCTACCAGCGCGAACACAAGTCGCCCGGCTTCCGGCTGGCCCTCGCCCACGCCGCCGGCGGGGAGCTGGTCGGCTTCGCGTACGGGCTACCGCTCACGTCCTCCACCGGATGGTGGGACGGCTTCTTGGACACGACACCCGCGAAGGACTTCACTCGCGAGGACGGCCAGCGCACCTTCGTCGTAAAGGAGCTCGCCGTACTCGCCGACCAGCGCGGGCAGGGAGTCGGCCGGAGGTTGCACGCCGAACTGCTGGACGGGATCACCGCGCAGCGGGCCACGCTCACCGTTCGCCCCGAGGCCCCGGCCGCCGGCTGGTACGAACGGCTCGGGTACGAACTTGTAGGTCACACCCAGCCGTGGGATGGCGCACCGGTCTACCGGAGCCTGGTCAAGCCGCTGCGGACCTGACCACGGCAACACCACCACCCGCCTGGCCACCGAAGCCGGCTGAATCCGGAGCGGGTGCGCCCCGGCTACTCCCGACGGTGAAAGCACAGGTGCTCATGCTGGGTCCACTGAGCCTCGCTTGTCCTCAACGTGGACGACGTGAAGTTCGGTGCCGTCCCGGTGATGCTTGCAACGTCCGAACAAACCGACAGCGATCTCCGACTCATCGTGAGGCTCATCAGGGCCGACATAGGTCAGGACGTCGTTGTGATTCCCGGTGACGACCCACCCCTCGGCGTCCTTGAGGTCGATCACCCCGAAGTCTCCTGACGAAGATCCCACACGCGCCGGGCCGAACTCCTTCAGGATCTCGGTGGCCTGTTCGGCAAGCTCTCCATCCAGTGCGGTCAGCACTACACAAGTGCCATGCTCGAACAGCACCCACGACTTGCCAGGGTCGGCGAGAAGCCGCTGCAAGACGTCTATCAAGATCTCGGTGTCCACGGCGGTCTTCATGCCGCGCGCCGAGGGCTGTGTCGGGTCGGCAGCGAACGCAGGCCGGGACCCCCGGACAGTCCGGTGGCGGGCCATGCCGACGGCCCCGGCCTGCGCCGGGGCCTGGAATGTCAGCCCGCGTAGTCGTGATGGTCGCGGGGTCGTAGCCGTGGTTGCAGGCGGGGCAGAGGGTGAGGTCCTCGGGGTCGTCCGAGTGCCGGTTGGGGATGATGCCGCCGTCTCACTGCGGGTCGGTGCAGGCCATGAGGTCCCCTCGGTCGGGGTCGTCGTCCTCCTGATCCTCTGCTCGCCCCGGGCTGCGGCGCCCTCGGGCATCAGGACGGCGGGCACGGCTGAGGAACCCACACCAGCCACGACCGGGACGCACGGGCACCACCGCGCTGGCGTGCGCCACCTGCCGCCAGCCACGATGCGGCGCACACGATCCGCACCATGGCAGTACTTCAGCCGATTCGTGCTGAGCCTGCGCCAGCAGCAACGCCACGCCGTCGTTCCGGACGCAGCGTGCGCCAGCCAGGCAGTTCAGCTGCTGGCTGGCCAGATCGTCCCGACTACCCAGGGCTGCCCGACGTTCTGCAGGTCTCGTGCGAATTGGTCGCCGCAGCCCATTTCCATGTGGGTCGCCCACTGCCGCACCGCGCCAGCCGCCCAGTCCGCGAGCTGAAGCTGCGGGTGATCGTTGCTGTCCGCGAAGTCGATCTGCGTGGCGCCCAGCCTGTTGAGGAACTGCCCCGGCCTGGCCAGGCCGCGGTGCGGTCAGCAGCTTGCCGAAGCAGCGCGGACTCAGCCCGGTGAACGGGGCTATCCAAGACGGCTCCGACGCAAGATCCGATGGACGTCACCCCAGGGCTCCAGCATCAGATCCAACGGCACCTCGTCGTCGTTGCCGACCACTAGGGTCCGTCTTCAAACTGATCTTGCCCAGAGCAGGAGTGATGCGAGTGTGACCGCTGCTTCGTAGGAGGTGGCGGTCTTCTCGTAGCGGGTGGCGATACCGCGGAAGCCTTTGAGTTGGTTGAAGCAGCGTTCGACGGTGTTGCGGCGGCGATAGATCTCAAGGTCGAAGCCCGCGGGCCGACCGCCTTGACTACCCCGGTTGCGGCGGTGCTGCTTCTGGTCGTTCTTCTCCGGGATGGTGTGTCCGATACCGCGTCGTCGCAGGTAGGCACGGAATCCACGTGAACTGTAGGCCTTGTCGGCGATCACGTGGTCCGGTCGGCAGCGGGGCCGCCCCAGGCCGATGCGGGGTACTCGGATGCGTTCGAGCAAAGGCCGTGCGCAGACACCGTCGTGTCGTTGCCCCGGGGTGAGCAGTATGGCCAGCGGCCGGCCGCGGCCGTCGCAGGCGAGGTGGATTTTGCTGGTCAGGCCTCCTCGGGATCGGCCGAGGGCGTGATCGTCCGGTTCGTCCGTGCGATGCTTCCCCTTTTCGGCCGGTGGCGGCGGAGTGCTGGTGGGCGCGGACGATGGTGGAGTCGATCTGGACCAGCCAGTCGATGTCACCGGCGGCGTCGGCCTGGGCCTGGATCTGTTGCAGGGCCTGGGTGAACACGCCGTCGATCGCGTAGCGGCGGAAGCGGGTGTAGACCGACT is a genomic window containing:
- a CDS encoding GNAT family N-acetyltransferase, whose translation is MDYTLITDPADAGRALDGIAPVYESVFAEPPYHEGPRDLAMFLETYQREHKSPGFRLALAHAAGGELVGFAYGLPLTSSTGWWDGFLDTTPAKDFTREDGQRTFVVKELAVLADQRGQGVGRRLHAELLDGITAQRATLTVRPEAPAAGWYERLGYELVGHTQPWDGAPVYRSLVKPLRT
- a CDS encoding IS5 family transposase (programmed frameshift), which codes for MPGRGRPRARAADSEWELLAPLIPSAGRGRPRAEDRRVVNGMVYKIRTGVSWRDLPERYGPWKSVYTRFRRYAIDGVFTQALQQIQAQADAAGDIDWLVQIDSTIVRAHQHSAATGRKGEASTDEPDDHALGRSRGGLTSKIHLACDGRGRPLAILLTPGQRHDGVCARPLLERIRVPRIGLGRPRCRPDHVIADKAYSSRGFRAYLRRRGIGHTIPEKNDQKQHRRNRGSQGGRPAGFDLEIYRRRNTVERCFNQLKGFRGIATRYEKTATSYEAAVTLASLLLWARSV